One window of Robiginitalea biformata HTCC2501 genomic DNA carries:
- a CDS encoding aconitate hydratase → MSKMNVAQKLIHAHLLEGEMEPGSEIGLKIDQALLQDATGTLVQLELEAMGLDRAKTKVAVQYVDHNLLQTDFRNADDHLFLHSAAQKFGLWFSRPGNGVSHPVHMQRFGVPGATMVGSDSHTCAAGALGMLAIGTGGLDVAGAIAGQPYFVKMPKIMGVRLTGKLPDWVSAKDVILEMLRRHGVKGGVGKIIEYHGDGLQGLSAMDRHVIANMGAELGATTTVFPSDGETRRYLKSQERESDWVELTADAGCTYDLEDEIVLDELVPLIACPTSPGNVVPVEEVAGKPISQVVIGSSANPGHRDFWIAGAIVKDRLVHPEVSFDINPTSRQLIQNMIESRAFANLIKAGGRFHQSGCMGCIGMGQAPASDTISLRTMPRNFPDRSGTKDDQVYLCSPETAAASALTGKITDPRTLEESYGMSYPQYEAPETEKIHEELLVAPTEHKAEIKLKKGPNIQSLPEMDQLQEAYEVPVLLKMGDNISTDEIMKAGAEVLPFRSNIPEISKFSFTVIDDTFYKRAMQAKEKYGGHVVVAGENYAQGSSREHAAIGPKYLGQVAVIAKDYARIAWQNLINFGILPLEFINPEDYEQIEEGAVIRFSNLKESVRSGNPITVRVLNKNNEVDLPLTHKMTPRQVEILTKGGIINDFREKLAS, encoded by the coding sequence ATGTCAAAAATGAACGTCGCCCAGAAACTGATTCACGCCCACCTGCTGGAGGGCGAAATGGAACCCGGCTCGGAGATTGGCCTTAAAATCGACCAGGCGCTCCTGCAGGACGCCACCGGGACGCTCGTGCAACTGGAGCTCGAAGCCATGGGCCTGGACCGGGCCAAGACAAAAGTAGCCGTCCAGTACGTGGACCACAACCTGTTGCAGACGGATTTCCGCAATGCGGACGACCACCTGTTCCTGCACTCGGCCGCCCAGAAATTCGGGCTGTGGTTCAGCCGGCCCGGAAACGGGGTGAGCCACCCGGTGCACATGCAGCGGTTTGGGGTGCCCGGGGCTACCATGGTGGGGTCGGATTCCCACACCTGCGCCGCGGGAGCGCTCGGCATGCTCGCCATCGGGACCGGGGGCCTGGACGTGGCCGGGGCCATTGCCGGGCAACCCTACTTCGTGAAGATGCCCAAAATCATGGGGGTCCGTCTCACGGGCAAACTCCCGGACTGGGTGAGCGCCAAGGACGTAATACTGGAAATGCTCCGCCGGCACGGCGTGAAGGGGGGCGTGGGGAAAATTATCGAATACCACGGGGATGGGCTCCAGGGCCTCAGCGCCATGGACCGGCATGTGATCGCCAATATGGGGGCCGAACTCGGGGCCACCACCACCGTCTTCCCCAGTGACGGGGAAACCCGGCGCTACCTGAAATCCCAGGAGCGGGAATCCGACTGGGTGGAGCTCACCGCGGATGCGGGTTGCACCTACGACCTGGAGGACGAGATCGTCCTGGACGAACTGGTGCCGCTGATTGCCTGCCCCACAAGCCCGGGCAACGTGGTGCCTGTGGAGGAAGTGGCCGGAAAGCCCATCAGCCAGGTGGTGATCGGTTCCTCGGCCAACCCCGGGCACCGGGATTTCTGGATTGCCGGGGCCATCGTAAAAGACCGGCTCGTGCACCCGGAGGTCTCCTTCGACATCAACCCGACCTCCCGACAACTCATCCAGAACATGATCGAAAGCCGGGCCTTTGCCAACCTGATCAAGGCCGGGGGGCGCTTCCACCAATCCGGTTGCATGGGGTGCATCGGCATGGGCCAGGCCCCCGCAAGCGATACGATCAGCCTGAGGACCATGCCCCGGAATTTCCCGGACCGCTCGGGTACCAAGGACGACCAGGTGTATCTCTGCAGCCCGGAAACCGCGGCCGCCTCGGCCCTGACGGGTAAAATTACAGACCCCCGGACCCTGGAGGAATCCTACGGCATGTCCTACCCGCAATACGAGGCCCCGGAGACCGAAAAGATCCACGAGGAGCTCTTGGTGGCCCCCACAGAGCACAAGGCGGAGATCAAACTCAAAAAAGGGCCCAACATCCAGTCGCTGCCGGAAATGGACCAGCTGCAGGAGGCATACGAGGTGCCGGTGCTCTTGAAAATGGGGGACAACATCTCCACAGATGAGATTATGAAGGCCGGGGCCGAGGTCCTCCCCTTCCGGAGCAACATCCCGGAAATCAGCAAGTTCAGCTTTACCGTTATCGACGATACCTTTTACAAGCGGGCCATGCAGGCCAAGGAGAAGTACGGGGGCCATGTGGTGGTGGCCGGGGAGAACTACGCCCAGGGAAGCAGCCGGGAGCACGCAGCCATCGGGCCGAAATACCTCGGGCAGGTGGCCGTAATTGCCAAGGACTACGCGCGGATTGCCTGGCAGAACCTCATCAACTTTGGCATCCTCCCATTGGAATTCATCAACCCGGAAGATTACGAACAAATTGAGGAAGGGGCAGTCATCCGCTTCAGCAACCTGAAGGAAAGCGTCCGGTCCGGCAACCCCATCACCGTGCGGGTGCTGAACAAAAACAACGAAGTGGACCTCCCGCTAACGCATAAAATGACCCCCCGGCAAGTAGAAATCCTCACCAAGGGGGGCATCATCAACGACTTCCGGGAAAAACTGGCTTCTTAG